A genomic region of Rhizobium sp. ARZ01 contains the following coding sequences:
- a CDS encoding zincin-like metallopeptidase domain-containing protein yields MSRKTDTDRADIYTRITDLIVEDLEQGVRPWTKPWSATNTHGRISRPLRHNGLPYSGMNVLLLWSEGMARGFASPMWMTFRQALELGGAVRKGETGSTVVFASRFTKSEADGNGNAVDREIPFLKAYAVFNIEQIDGLPDSYYCPPAKVFDPVERIETADRFFRNTGAVIRHGGNQAYYSPVMDYIQMPPFEAFRDAAGYAAVLSHEATHWTAAEHRVGRDLTRYGKDRTERAREELIAELGSCFLCADLGIAPELEPRPDHACYLQSWLSVLANDKRAIFQAAAHAQRAVSFLHSLQPGAEVKAAA; encoded by the coding sequence ATGAGCAGGAAAACGGACACGGATCGCGCTGACATCTACACGCGGATCACCGATCTGATTGTCGAGGATCTCGAACAGGGTGTGCGCCCATGGACGAAACCATGGAGCGCCACCAATACTCATGGCCGCATCAGCCGGCCGTTGCGCCACAATGGCCTCCCGTACTCAGGCATGAATGTGCTGCTCCTCTGGTCGGAAGGCATGGCGCGTGGCTTTGCCTCGCCCATGTGGATGACCTTCAGGCAGGCTCTCGAACTTGGAGGTGCTGTGCGGAAGGGCGAGACCGGCTCGACCGTTGTCTTCGCCAGCCGCTTTACCAAGTCCGAGGCTGACGGAAACGGAAATGCAGTCGATCGGGAAATCCCGTTCCTGAAGGCGTATGCCGTGTTCAATATTGAGCAAATTGACGGACTGCCTGACAGTTACTATTGCCCGCCGGCCAAGGTGTTTGATCCGGTAGAGCGGATCGAGACTGCAGATCGATTCTTCCGCAATACCGGCGCCGTGATCCGGCATGGCGGCAACCAAGCCTATTACTCACCGGTCATGGACTACATCCAGATGCCGCCCTTCGAGGCGTTTCGCGATGCCGCCGGATATGCGGCGGTTCTCAGCCATGAGGCCACGCACTGGACAGCGGCTGAGCATCGCGTCGGGCGCGATCTAACTCGCTACGGCAAGGATCGAACGGAGCGTGCGCGCGAAGAGCTCATTGCCGAGCTCGGAAGCTGCTTTCTATGCGCCGACCTCGGCATCGCACCGGAGCTGGAGCCGCGCCCCGATCACGCTTGCTATCTGCAGTCGTGGCTATCCGTGCTCGCTAACGACAAGCGCGCGATCTTTCAGGCGGCCGCACATGCTCAACGCGCCGTCAGCTTCCTGCATTCACTGCAGCCGGGGGCGGAAGTGAAGGCAGCGGCCTGA
- a CDS encoding DUF736 domain-containing protein, whose product MATIGTFTSTENGFNGSIRTLALNVKARIARVENPSDKGPQFRVYAGSVELGAAWQKTSEQGRDYLSVKLDDPSFPAPIYATLAEVEGEKEMQLIWSRPNRD is encoded by the coding sequence ATGGCAACCATCGGCACCTTCACCTCCACCGAGAACGGCTTCAACGGCTCCATTCGCACCCTCGCCCTCAACGTCAAGGCCCGCATCGCCCGGGTCGAGAATCCCTCGGACAAGGGCCCACAGTTCCGCGTCTACGCCGGCAGCGTTGAACTCGGCGCCGCCTGGCAGAAGACCTCCGAGCAGGGCCGCGACTACCTCTCGGTCAAGCTCGACGATCCGAGCTTCCCGGCTCCGATCTACGCAACGCTCGCCGAGGTCGAAGGCGAGAAGGAAATGCAGCTCATCTGGTCCCGCCCGAACCGGGACTAA
- a CDS encoding sulfite exporter TauE/SafE family protein, which yields MSSFTRSYPAAFGGGAIIGALGGLIGLGGAEFRLPLLIGAFNFAALEAVILNKAMSLVVVSSALPFRASTIPFSQIASNWPIVLNLLAGSLIGAWFGAGWAARLKSETLYRVISVLLVAIAVVLVLGHSTSAGQPLLTGNWQIVAGISAGFVIGIVASLLGVAGGELLIPTLVLLFGADIELAGSLSLAVSLPTMLVGFTRYSRDQSFSVLGRNRVFVVIMAAGSIVGTVVGGLLLGIVPNLVLLPALAVILLLSAVKVWRHG from the coding sequence CTGTCATCTTTCACACGCAGTTATCCGGCCGCTTTCGGCGGCGGAGCCATCATCGGCGCACTCGGCGGGTTGATCGGGCTTGGCGGCGCGGAATTCCGTCTGCCGCTGCTCATCGGCGCATTCAATTTCGCGGCTCTCGAGGCAGTGATCCTGAACAAGGCAATGAGCCTTGTCGTCGTGTCTTCCGCCCTGCCGTTTCGAGCCAGCACGATCCCTTTCAGCCAGATCGCATCGAATTGGCCGATCGTACTGAACCTTCTAGCGGGAAGCCTGATCGGTGCCTGGTTCGGCGCAGGATGGGCGGCACGGTTGAAATCTGAGACGCTCTACAGGGTGATATCCGTTCTTCTGGTCGCGATCGCCGTGGTGCTGGTGCTTGGCCACAGCACCTCGGCGGGGCAACCGCTTCTGACCGGAAACTGGCAGATTGTCGCCGGGATATCCGCCGGCTTTGTGATCGGCATCGTCGCGTCGCTACTGGGCGTCGCCGGAGGCGAATTGCTCATTCCGACGCTTGTTCTGCTCTTCGGCGCGGACATCGAGCTTGCCGGAAGCCTTTCACTGGCGGTGAGCCTTCCCACAATGCTCGTAGGTTTTACCCGCTACAGCCGCGACCAGAGCTTTTCGGTTCTGGGTCGCAACAGGGTGTTCGTCGTCATCATGGCCGCGGGATCGATCGTGGGGACGGTTGTGGGCGGCCTACTCCTCGGCATCGTCCCGAATTTGGTCCTTCTTCCCGCGCTCGCCGTGATCTTGTTGCTGTCAGCCGTGAAGGTCTGGCGGCACGGCTGA
- the arsH gene encoding arsenical resistance protein ArsH, with product MRRASALSETFPALQERHLRQPDLDALRPAFSTHKPRILILYGSLREVSYSRLLAHEARRLLDHLGCEVRMFDPRGLPLPDEAPANHPKVQELRDLSQWSEGQAWVSPERHGAMTGIMKAQIDWIPLSLGSIRPTQGKTLAVMEVSGGSQSFNALNQMRVLGRWMRMITIPNQSSVAKAYQEFDSDGRMKPSSYYDRVVDVCEELVKFTLLTRDASAHLTDRYSERKENAAELEKRVHLKSI from the coding sequence ATCAGGAGGGCAAGCGCGTTGTCTGAGACCTTTCCCGCCTTGCAGGAGCGTCATCTTCGCCAACCTGATCTCGACGCGTTGCGTCCGGCCTTTTCGACGCATAAGCCGCGCATCCTGATCCTCTACGGCTCGCTTCGGGAGGTGTCCTACAGCCGGTTGCTCGCGCACGAAGCCAGGCGACTTCTCGACCACCTCGGATGCGAGGTGCGCATGTTCGATCCGAGAGGATTGCCGCTTCCCGACGAGGCCCCGGCCAACCATCCGAAAGTGCAGGAGCTGCGCGACCTGTCGCAATGGTCTGAGGGTCAGGCGTGGGTCAGCCCCGAGCGCCACGGCGCGATGACGGGCATCATGAAAGCACAGATCGACTGGATTCCGCTGTCGCTCGGGTCGATCCGGCCGACGCAAGGCAAGACGCTGGCGGTCATGGAGGTCTCCGGTGGCAGCCAGTCCTTCAACGCTCTGAACCAGATGCGCGTCCTCGGCCGCTGGATGCGGATGATCACGATCCCGAACCAGTCTTCCGTTGCCAAGGCCTACCAGGAGTTCGATTCCGACGGCAGGATGAAACCCTCTTCCTATTACGACCGCGTCGTCGACGTCTGCGAGGAACTGGTGAAGTTCACGCTGCTGACACGGGACGCCTCTGCCCACCTTACAGACCGCTACAGCGAGCGGAAGGAGAATGCGGCAGAACTGGAGAAGCGAGTCCACCTCAAGTCGATCTAG
- the arsC gene encoding arsenate reductase (glutaredoxin) (This arsenate reductase requires both glutathione and glutaredoxin to convert arsenate to arsenite, after which the efflux transporter formed by ArsA and ArsB can extrude the arsenite from the cell, providing resistance.) — MDAIIYHNPACGTSRNTLAMIRAAGIEPDVIEYLKTPPSRDELARMISDAGLTVRQAIREKGTPYAELSLDDPKLTDDQLLDAMLKDPILINRPFVVTPLGTRLARPSEVVLDILPDAFKGAFFKEDGEQVLDQEGKRVV; from the coding sequence ATGGATGCCATCATCTATCACAACCCCGCCTGTGGCACGTCCCGCAACACGCTGGCGATGATCCGCGCAGCCGGGATCGAACCTGATGTCATCGAGTATCTCAAGACGCCACCGTCGCGCGACGAGTTGGCAAGAATGATCTCCGATGCTGGGCTGACCGTCCGACAGGCGATCCGCGAGAAGGGTACGCCATACGCCGAGCTGAGTCTCGATGATCCGAAGCTGACGGACGACCAACTGCTCGACGCCATGCTGAAAGACCCGATCCTCATCAACCGTCCGTTCGTTGTCACGCCACTCGGCACCAGGCTTGCGCGCCCTTCCGAGGTCGTCCTCGACATCCTGCCGGATGCCTTCAAGGGAGCCTTCTTCAAGGAAGACGGGGAACAGGTCCTCGATCAGGAGGGCAAGCGCGTTGTCTGA
- the arsB gene encoding ACR3 family arsenite efflux transporter, translated as MSTFERYLTIWVFLCIVVGVALGHLMPGVFQVIGVAEVAKVNLPVAILIWLMIIPMLIKIDFRSLAQVSTYWRGIGVTLFINWAIKPFSMALLGWLFVGWLFRPYLPADQIDSYIAGLIILAAAPCTAMVFVWSNLTRGEPLFTLSQVALNDAIMVVAFAPIVGLLLGLSAITVPWDTLVLSVILYIVVPVIIAQVLRARLTADGSTKALDAMLAKLQPLSLVALLATLVLLFGFQGEQIIAQPTIIALLAVPILIQVYFNSGLAYLLNRMSGERHCVAGPSALIGASNFFELAVAAAISLFGFQSGAALATVVGVLIEVPVMLTVVWAVNRTKGWYEAAPAVSRNTLTERT; from the coding sequence ATGTCTACGTTCGAACGCTATCTGACCATCTGGGTTTTTCTCTGCATCGTCGTCGGCGTCGCCCTCGGCCATCTGATGCCCGGCGTTTTCCAAGTGATCGGCGTGGCAGAGGTCGCGAAGGTGAACTTGCCCGTCGCCATCCTGATCTGGCTGATGATCATCCCGATGCTCATCAAGATCGACTTCCGTTCGTTGGCGCAGGTGAGCACGTATTGGCGTGGCATCGGTGTGACCCTGTTCATCAACTGGGCCATCAAGCCGTTCTCCATGGCGCTGCTCGGATGGCTGTTTGTGGGCTGGCTGTTTCGTCCCTATCTGCCGGCCGACCAGATCGACTCCTATATCGCTGGCCTGATCATCCTTGCGGCTGCGCCCTGTACAGCGATGGTGTTCGTCTGGAGCAACCTGACGCGCGGCGAGCCGCTGTTCACGCTGTCCCAGGTGGCCCTCAACGATGCGATCATGGTCGTTGCCTTCGCGCCGATCGTCGGGTTGCTGCTCGGACTGTCGGCCATCACCGTGCCGTGGGACACGCTTGTTCTGTCGGTCATCCTCTACATCGTCGTCCCCGTCATCATCGCGCAGGTCCTGAGAGCGCGGCTGACCGCCGACGGCTCGACGAAGGCGCTAGACGCCATGCTGGCGAAACTGCAGCCGCTTTCGCTTGTCGCCTTGCTGGCAACGCTCGTTCTCCTCTTTGGCTTCCAGGGCGAGCAGATCATCGCCCAGCCGACGATCATCGCGCTGCTGGCCGTCCCCATCCTGATTCAGGTCTATTTCAACTCGGGGCTGGCCTATCTCCTGAACCGGATGTCGGGGGAGCGCCATTGCGTCGCCGGGCCTTCAGCACTGATCGGAGCCAGCAACTTCTTCGAACTCGCGGTCGCGGCTGCCATCAGCCTGTTCGGCTTCCAGTCCGGCGCGGCGCTGGCGACGGTCGTCGGCGTACTCATCGAAGTTCCCGTGATGCTCACGGTCGTCTGGGCCGTGAACCGCACCAAAGGCTGGTACGAGGCAGCTCCCGCCGTATCCCGGAACACCCTTACCGAAAGGACATGA
- a CDS encoding arsenate reductase ArsC, translating into MTDKTYNVLFLCTGNSARSILAESILNKEGGGRFRAFSAGSQPKGEVNPHALKELDALGYPATGFSSKCWDVFAEPGAPEMDFIFTVCDSAHGEACPVWIGHPMTAHWGVEDPAAVVGTEVEIQRAFAQAARFLKNRIMAFINLPLASIDRLALERHVRQIGSLDGASVKSAKAE; encoded by the coding sequence ATGACCGATAAGACTTACAACGTGCTCTTCTTGTGCACGGGCAACTCCGCACGTTCTATTCTCGCCGAATCCATCCTCAACAAGGAAGGCGGCGGGCGTTTCCGGGCCTTCTCCGCGGGCAGCCAGCCCAAGGGCGAAGTCAACCCGCACGCCCTGAAGGAACTGGACGCGCTCGGGTATCCAGCGACGGGCTTCTCCTCCAAGTGTTGGGACGTCTTTGCCGAGCCGGGTGCACCCGAGATGGATTTCATTTTCACCGTCTGTGATAGCGCGCACGGCGAGGCCTGCCCTGTATGGATTGGTCATCCGATGACGGCGCATTGGGGTGTCGAAGACCCCGCTGCAGTTGTGGGCACTGAAGTCGAAATCCAGCGCGCCTTCGCGCAGGCCGCCCGTTTTCTGAAGAACCGCATCATGGCCTTCATCAATCTGCCTCTGGCCTCCATCGATCGCCTGGCGCTCGAGCGGCACGTCCGCCAGATCGGTTCGCTCGATGGCGCTTCCGTCAAGTCCGCAAAGGCCGAGTGA
- the arsN2 gene encoding arsenic resistance N-acetyltransferase ArsN2: MSDIMLEPVSGSDPELKEALSASGLPTEDLEDAGRSFFRAVSFDGGTVGYAGIEACGNDVLLRSIVILPEQRGKVLGKSLTRETLKTVNVSSAVFLATTSAAPFFESLGFAVIERADVPPAVLATRQLSGICPASATIMKLNRLPT; encoded by the coding sequence ATGAGCGACATCATGCTGGAGCCAGTCTCGGGAAGCGATCCCGAGTTGAAAGAGGCGCTGTCGGCTTCCGGTCTTCCAACCGAAGACCTCGAAGACGCTGGGCGCTCGTTTTTCAGGGCAGTTTCTTTCGATGGGGGCACGGTGGGCTATGCTGGCATCGAGGCGTGCGGCAACGACGTGCTTCTCAGGTCGATAGTCATCTTGCCCGAGCAACGTGGCAAGGTGCTTGGAAAATCGCTGACCAGGGAAACGCTGAAGACCGTCAATGTCAGCTCGGCAGTCTTCCTGGCAACGACCTCCGCCGCACCGTTCTTCGAAAGCCTTGGCTTCGCAGTGATCGAGCGCGCAGATGTGCCGCCCGCCGTTCTTGCCACCCGTCAGCTGTCGGGCATCTGCCCGGCATCGGCAACGATCATGAAACTCAACAGACTTCCGACCTAA
- a CDS encoding helix-turn-helix transcriptional regulator: MDSITAIAALAALAQTTRLETFRLLVRHEPDGVPAGELARLLDVPQNTMSAHLATLSRSGLVTSERQSRSIIYRADLQGLRNLTLFLLKDCCGGSTELCAPLIAELTPCCTPEVKLS, encoded by the coding sequence ATGGATAGCATTACAGCAATCGCGGCGCTGGCCGCACTGGCCCAGACCACCAGGCTCGAGACATTCCGGCTGCTCGTCCGGCACGAGCCTGATGGCGTGCCCGCCGGGGAACTCGCCCGGCTTCTCGATGTCCCGCAGAACACCATGTCGGCGCACCTCGCGACGCTGTCGCGGTCCGGCCTCGTGACAAGCGAACGGCAGAGCCGTTCTATCATCTACCGAGCCGATCTTCAGGGGCTGCGCAATCTGACCCTCTTTCTGCTGAAAGACTGCTGCGGCGGTTCGACCGAACTGTGTGCGCCTCTCATCGCGGAACTTACACCCTGCTGCACTCCCGAGGTGAAGCTGTCATGA
- a CDS encoding DUF1003 domain-containing protein, which translates to MSTAIDGEDAEQAIVSAADRYLGKPFELLSERERAIFRRMVTRRAITRDANQSFDDRLTTAQRLADKVAEFGGSWTFISIFAGALALWVGANLIAATRAFDPYPFIFLNLILSMLAAVQAPIIMMSQNRYAAKDRADAAHDYEVNLKAEIEIMALHDKLDQMRDTDLKSLIVKQQEQIDLLSGFLVGRSS; encoded by the coding sequence ATGTCGACAGCAATAGATGGCGAAGACGCAGAGCAAGCGATTGTCAGTGCGGCGGACAGGTATCTTGGGAAACCTTTCGAGCTCCTGAGCGAACGCGAGCGAGCGATTTTCCGGCGTATGGTAACCCGTCGAGCAATCACCCGCGATGCGAACCAATCTTTCGACGACAGGCTCACAACCGCTCAGCGTCTCGCAGACAAGGTGGCTGAATTTGGCGGGTCTTGGACGTTCATCTCCATCTTTGCCGGAGCGCTCGCGCTATGGGTTGGCGCAAATCTGATTGCAGCAACACGGGCGTTTGACCCTTACCCGTTTATTTTCCTCAATCTTATCCTTTCGATGCTGGCCGCCGTGCAGGCCCCCATCATCATGATGAGCCAGAACCGATACGCGGCCAAAGATAGGGCCGACGCCGCGCATGACTACGAAGTCAATCTGAAAGCGGAGATCGAAATCATGGCGCTGCACGACAAGCTCGACCAAATGAGAGACACAGACCTGAAGTCTTTGATCGTGAAACAACAGGAGCAGATCGACTTGCTTTCCGGCTTTCTTGTCGGCCGAAGCTCCTAA